A genomic stretch from Sphingobacterium sp. ML3W includes:
- a CDS encoding Tex family protein codes for MSLLSHEITIANELSISEKQVRTTIQLLEEGATVPFISRYRKEMTGSLDEVQITNIRDRSQQLKDLDKRKEAVLKSINDQGKLTPELEQQIMTAETMANLEDIYLPYKPKRKTRASVAREKGLQPLADLLLAQDKTDYLELASSLIDAEKGVNTSDEALAGARDIIAEIIAEDATVRSKSRAIFLEKAEFVSRVIPGKEEAAIKYKDYYEWSESLKDAPSHRVLAMRRGEKEELLYLDIDINEENILPTIESLYIKASNDAAAQVKLALTDSYKRLLKPSMETEIRVLTRQKADEEAIKVFADNVRQLLLAAPLGQKRLLAIDPGFRTGCKTVVLDEQGQLKENTAIFPHNGANGLAEAQKTITYLVSKHDIQAIAIGNGTAGRETEDFIKKLGLNNVTIVMVNESGASIYSASETAREEFPDHDITVRGAVSIGRRLMDPLAELVKIDPKSIGVGQYQHDVDQNKLQTSLDDTVISCVNAVGVELNTASKQILSYVSGLGPSLAQQIIKYRNENGPFSSRRELKKVPRLGDKAYEQAAGFLRIRHAANPLDSSAVHPERYALVEQMAKDLGKKVEDLLKDAELRKSIPLKNYISAEVGLPTLNDILNELAKPGLDPREKFEAFSFTEGVNSIGDLRIGMKLPGIVTNITNFGAFVDIGVHQDGLVHLSQLSNRYISDPHEVVKVQQHVTVTVTEVDEKRNRIALSMKTDEKPVLPKNKRNEGKRQPEPETDMASKLAALASKFK; via the coding sequence ACCGGAAAGAAATGACAGGGAGTCTGGATGAGGTCCAGATTACAAATATCAGAGATCGTTCTCAACAACTGAAGGATCTGGATAAACGTAAAGAAGCTGTTTTAAAATCCATCAATGATCAGGGTAAATTGACACCTGAACTTGAACAACAGATCATGACAGCCGAGACGATGGCGAATCTGGAAGACATCTATCTGCCTTACAAACCCAAACGTAAAACAAGAGCTAGTGTTGCACGTGAAAAAGGATTGCAGCCACTAGCAGATCTTCTTTTAGCGCAGGACAAAACAGATTATCTGGAACTTGCAAGTTCGTTAATAGATGCAGAAAAAGGAGTCAATACGAGCGACGAAGCTCTAGCCGGAGCAAGAGACATCATTGCTGAAATCATTGCCGAAGACGCGACAGTACGATCCAAATCAAGAGCGATATTCCTAGAAAAGGCTGAATTCGTGTCCAGAGTGATTCCGGGAAAGGAAGAAGCCGCTATTAAATACAAAGATTATTACGAATGGTCCGAGTCGCTAAAAGACGCCCCCTCGCACCGCGTTTTAGCAATGCGTCGTGGCGAAAAAGAAGAATTACTTTATCTGGATATCGACATCAATGAAGAAAATATCCTTCCGACCATTGAATCACTTTATATCAAAGCATCCAACGATGCTGCCGCACAAGTGAAATTGGCCTTGACAGATAGCTATAAGCGATTATTGAAACCTTCTATGGAAACAGAAATCCGTGTATTGACCCGTCAAAAAGCGGATGAGGAGGCAATCAAAGTTTTTGCGGACAATGTTCGTCAGCTACTTTTAGCAGCTCCATTGGGACAAAAAAGATTACTTGCAATAGACCCCGGTTTCCGAACTGGATGTAAAACTGTTGTATTGGACGAGCAAGGCCAGCTGAAAGAAAATACGGCAATTTTCCCACATAATGGAGCAAATGGACTTGCCGAAGCACAAAAAACGATTACATATTTAGTCTCAAAACACGATATTCAGGCCATTGCGATTGGTAATGGAACGGCAGGTCGTGAAACTGAAGACTTTATAAAAAAACTAGGCCTCAACAACGTGACTATCGTTATGGTCAATGAAAGTGGCGCTTCGATCTATTCTGCATCAGAAACAGCACGCGAAGAGTTTCCGGATCACGATATCACCGTACGTGGTGCAGTATCGATCGGAAGAAGATTAATGGACCCATTGGCCGAGTTAGTTAAAATTGACCCAAAATCAATTGGTGTTGGCCAATATCAACATGATGTAGACCAAAACAAGTTACAAACATCGTTGGATGATACCGTCATCAGCTGTGTAAATGCGGTAGGTGTAGAACTGAATACCGCCTCAAAACAGATATTATCATACGTCTCTGGATTAGGACCATCTCTAGCGCAGCAGATCATTAAATATAGAAATGAAAACGGCCCATTTTCCTCACGCCGAGAATTGAAAAAAGTACCTCGACTTGGAGACAAAGCATATGAACAAGCTGCAGGTTTCCTTCGGATAAGACATGCTGCCAATCCATTGGATTCCTCTGCTGTACACCCCGAGCGTTATGCATTGGTCGAGCAAATGGCAAAAGATCTGGGTAAAAAAGTAGAAGATTTACTCAAAGATGCTGAATTAAGAAAATCCATCCCGTTAAAAAATTATATCTCTGCGGAAGTAGGCCTACCAACTTTAAATGATATTCTTAATGAACTAGCCAAACCTGGTCTTGACCCAAGGGAAAAGTTCGAAGCCTTTTCATTCACTGAAGGTGTCAATAGCATTGGCGATTTACGTATTGGAATGAAACTTCCCGGTATTGTGACCAACATAACCAACTTTGGCGCTTTTGTTGATATTGGTGTACATCAAGATGGCTTAGTACACCTAAGCCAACTGTCCAACCGTTATATCTCCGACCCACATGAGGTGGTCAAAGTACAACAACATGTTACAGTCACGGTTACAGAGGTGGATGAGAAACGTAACCGCATCGCTTTATCTATGAAAACAGATGAAAAACCTGTTCTTCCAAAGAATAAAAGAAATGAGGGCAAAAGACAGCCAGAACCGGAAACAGATATGGCAAGTAAACTTGCTGCATTAGCTAGTAAATTCAAATAA